The following coding sequences are from one Methanococcoides orientis window:
- a CDS encoding glycosyltransferase family 4 protein, with translation MKILRVAADIYPAVVGGVGIHVHEMSKEQARLGHEVNVYTAITDSEPDNESTSGYNIRRFKPLMNLLGNSIMPNMFLDLFKNRHKHDIIHAHSHLYFSTNLCALLRKMGSSPLVITNHGLNSQTAPEWFQNIYTATGAKLTFLAADKIICYTETGKNELIELGIKSHKIEVIHNGIDTDHFVPAKKQCLDKKRLLWIGRYANGKGVDNLIDAFNILKSKHPEASLTMVGRGPDKDRIIQKIHDLELDKDITIKDFVPNSEIVQLYQNSSVFVLPSLEEGVPRTILESMSCGVPVVCTRLPQLVDIVEGSGFLVPIKDSQTLADRISEILSDISLAEGLGQNGRKNVVANYSWKDTVKRTIQLYEGLI, from the coding sequence TTGAAGATATTACGTGTTGCAGCCGACATATATCCTGCAGTCGTAGGTGGAGTAGGCATTCATGTCCATGAAATGTCAAAAGAACAGGCTAGATTAGGACATGAAGTAAATGTATACACAGCTATAACTGATTCTGAGCCAGACAATGAATCTACATCTGGCTACAACATTCGTCGGTTTAAACCCTTAATGAATCTGTTAGGCAATTCCATCATGCCAAATATGTTCTTAGATCTATTCAAAAATAGACACAAACATGACATAATTCATGCACATTCCCACCTCTATTTTTCAACCAACTTGTGTGCACTTTTGAGGAAAATGGGATCATCCCCTCTTGTAATAACTAACCACGGATTAAATTCACAGACGGCTCCGGAATGGTTTCAAAATATCTACACCGCTACAGGGGCAAAGCTGACATTCTTAGCAGCTGACAAAATAATATGTTATACTGAAACAGGAAAGAATGAACTAATCGAGTTGGGCATCAAATCCCACAAAATAGAAGTGATCCATAACGGAATCGATACAGACCATTTCGTTCCTGCAAAAAAACAATGTCTTGATAAAAAACGGTTGCTATGGATTGGAAGATATGCAAATGGAAAAGGTGTTGATAACCTAATAGATGCATTCAATATTCTTAAATCAAAACATCCAGAAGCTTCCCTCACAATGGTTGGCAGAGGTCCGGATAAAGACAGGATAATACAAAAAATTCATGATCTAGAGCTGGACAAAGACATAACAATAAAAGACTTTGTTCCAAATTCTGAGATCGTACAATTATATCAAAACTCAAGTGTCTTTGTGCTCCCAAGTCTTGAGGAAGGCGTTCCAAGAACAATCCTGGAATCCATGTCATGTGGAGTTCCCGTAGTATGCACACGATTACCTCAGTTGGTAGACATCGTTGAAGGCAGTGGATTTCTTGTCCCCATAAAGGATTCACAAACATTAGCAGATAGGATATCCGAAATATTATCAGACATCTCCCTTGCAGAGGGGTTGGGACAAAACGGCAGGAAAAATGTTGTTGCAAACTATTCCTGGAAAGATACTGTGAAAAGGACCATACAATTATACGAAGGACTGATCTGA
- a CDS encoding SDR family oxidoreductase, with translation MSKIVITGGAGFIGSHIAEGLAKDNHEIVIVDNLDDYYPIDLKKRNIDIALNSGDATFINADITDLSRMKEIIDDTVDYVYHEAAQAGVRISVENPFKPNDINVFGTLNVLKASMDADVKKVINASSSSVYGKVKYMPFDEQHPTEPVSPYGVSKLAAEQYCRVFYEVYGLPTTSLRYFTVYGPRMRPDLAISIFTRKMLANEPITIFGDGEQTRDFTYVEDVVEANKKLLNNKSTDGKILNIGSGNRISVNDLIKNIRELVGSESEVKYAKVQKGDAENTLANVNLANQLIGYEPRVNIEKGLARFIEWMKVKNN, from the coding sequence ATGTCAAAAATTGTAATTACAGGTGGAGCAGGTTTTATTGGATCACATATTGCAGAGGGGCTTGCAAAAGATAATCATGAGATTGTAATCGTGGACAATCTAGATGATTACTACCCAATTGATCTAAAGAAGCGAAACATAGATATCGCCCTTAATAGTGGAGATGCCACATTTATCAATGCAGATATCACTGATCTGAGCAGAATGAAAGAGATAATTGACGATACTGTTGATTATGTATATCACGAAGCTGCCCAGGCTGGAGTAAGGATCTCAGTTGAAAATCCCTTCAAACCAAACGACATAAACGTATTCGGGACTTTAAACGTGCTTAAGGCTTCAATGGATGCAGACGTTAAAAAAGTGATCAATGCTTCTTCATCTTCGGTCTATGGAAAAGTAAAATACATGCCTTTTGATGAGCAGCATCCAACAGAACCAGTTTCACCCTACGGCGTGAGTAAACTTGCAGCAGAACAGTACTGCAGGGTTTTTTATGAGGTATATGGGCTACCCACAACATCCCTTCGCTATTTTACAGTATATGGTCCAAGGATGAGACCCGATCTTGCAATCTCTATATTTACAAGAAAAATGCTTGCAAACGAACCAATAACCATATTTGGAGATGGAGAGCAAACAAGGGATTTCACTTATGTTGAAGATGTTGTGGAAGCTAACAAAAAATTACTCAATAACAAATCCACCGATGGAAAAATCCTGAACATCGGAAGTGGCAACAGAATCAGTGTAAATGATCTCATTAAAAATATAAGGGAACTTGTTGGATCAGAATCAGAAGTCAAATATGCCAAAGTGCAAAAAGGAGATGCTGAAAATACACTCGCAAATGTGAATTTAGCAAATCAATTAATTGGATATGAACCAAGAGTGAACATTGAAAAAGGGTTAGCTAGATTTATAGAGTGGATGAAAGTAAAAAACAATTAA